The nucleotide sequence CTCTCTGCCGGCTGGCTCAAACTGAAACAGGGAACGATTCAGGTCGAACTGATCAGCGGCGCTTCGATTCTCATCGAAGGTCCTGCAGCAGTAAAACTGATCTCACCGCTCAAAGCATTCTGCCAATTTGGAAAAGTTCGCGCGTCTGTCCCCGAACAGGCGCACGGCTTCACGATGGAAACATCCCGGTTGAACGTGGTTGACCTGGGAACAGAATTTACGCTCTCACTCGATCAGTCCGGCAGCGGACAGGTACAGGTCATCGACGGCAAGGTAGAACTGCATTCCACTGACAGTCAGTCAACACCTGCGAATGTTCAAAGTTTAACCACCGGCGAAGGCGTGCAGTTCAATCAGCGGGGCACGATAGATCGACTCCAGGAAGCCATCCTGCCTTTAATCAATCCGGAAGAACTGTCTCAACTGGTAGAACAGCAGCAGACACAGCAGTTTGAACGCTGGCAGAAACAGAATGCCTTACTGAAGGCTGATCCTTCTATCGTCGCTTATTATGATTTCGAAGAGTCCTCCAACTGGCTCCGCACCCTGAATAACAAAAGTCAGCAGAAACCAGCATCGTCGTCCCATGGGGCCATTGTCGGTTGCCAGTGGACGTCGGGTCGCTGGCCACAGAAACGCAGCCTGGAATTTAAACGGACCAGTGACCGGGTGCGTACTCATATTCCCGGAGAATATCAGTCGCTGACCTTCATGGCCTGGGTCCGCATTGAAGGCTTTGACCGCTGGCTCAGTTCGCTGATGCTGACCGACGGCTACAACGACGGCAATCCGCACTGGCAGCTCAGTGACAAAGGGGAAATGATTCTGGGCGTGAAAACAGGCCCCGGCAAAAACTATTTTTCTCCCGTCGTTTTGCAGCCCACTGACCTGGGACGCTGGATCTTTCTGGTCACCGTTTACGATCATCAGAAACAGGAAGTCGTGCACTACCTGGACGGCGTTGCGGTCAGCCATCATGAAATTGAAAATCCGATTCCCCTGGTGATCGGCCCCGCTGAGATCGGTAACTGGCGACCGCAGGAACACTCGGGCGCCCACTCTATCCGCAGCTTAAACGGACGTCTGGATGAATTCGCGTTATTCGGCCGTGCGTTATCTGCTGACGAAATATTGCAGTTGTATCAGTCGGGAAAACCGAATTCCTGATTGATTTCTCTCACCAATTGTTGTGTCATAATAATAATCGACGATCACTCCCTGAATTCTCACCAGCAGAAACTTCATTACAACGAGGCATTGATGCGAAACCTTCTAATCGCGCTCACGATGATATCGGGATTTGTTTGCACAGGCTCACTCCTGGCGGAGGAAAAGAAAACCGTTCTGCCAGCCGACCATGCCAGGCGCATGCAGCAGGGACTTGATCTCTTCAAAAAAGAAGTCCGCCCCCTGCTCGTTGCCAAGTGCCTGAAATGTCATGGCGGAAAATCGATCAAAGCGGACTTCGATCTCTCCAGTCGTAAAAAACTGCTGGAGAGCGGAATGATTGACAAGACAGCAAAAGACAGTTACCTGATGGCGCTGGTCGAACACCGTGAAGAACCTTATATGCCCCTCAAGGAACCGAAACTCTCTGAAAAAGAGATAGACAGCCTGGCGAAGTGGATCGATCTGGGCGCTCCATTTGACAAACCACTGGCGACATCGGAAACAGCAGATGACGGAGCCATGCAGGTCACCAGCGATGACCGCAAATTCTGGTCGTTTCAACCACTGCATCAGCCTGCTGTCCCAAAGGTGAAACAAAATGAGTGGGCCCACAACAACATCGACCAGTTCATACTTGCGCAACAACAGAAAAAGGGGCTGACTCCGAATGAAGAAGTCAGCAAACGCGTCTATATCCGCCGTGCTTATTTTGATCTGATCGGCCTGCCCCCCACACCTGCTGAAATCGAAGAATTCCTGGCAGACCAGTCTCCCGCTGCCTATGAAAACCTGATCGATCGGCTGCTGGACAGCCCGCATTACGGCGAGCGCTGGGCCCGCCACTGGCTGGACATCGCCCGCTTCGCAGAGAGTCACGGCTTCGAACACGATTACGACCGAAACTACGCTTACCACTATCGCGACTTTGTGATCAAAGCTTTAAACCAGGACATGCCCTACGATCAGTTCGTCAAATGGCAGTTGGCCGGTGATGAACTTGAACCGGACAATCCGCTGGCGCTCATGGCAACCGGATTTCTGGGCGCGGGCGTTTTCCCGACTCAGATTACGGCTAATGAAGTCGAACGCACTCGCTACGACGCACTGGACGATATGCTCAATACAACCAGCCTGGCGATGCTGGGGCTGAGTGTCGGCTGTGCCCGCTGTCACGATCATAAATTCGACCCCATCCCCAGTCATGATTACTATCGGATGCTATCCACATTTACGACCACGGTGCGCACGGAAATCGAACTCGACCTGGACCCTGAAAAATATAAGAAAGACAAAGCAGCATTTGACCAGGCTCACGCACCACTGGTGCAAGCATTACAAGAATATGAAACGGCATCCGTAGAACCGGCATTCCAGAAGTGGCTTCATTCAGGCAAAACAGCGAGCGTGCCACTCGATGAATGGATTGTCCCCGAAGTCATCGGCCACACCTCGAAAGGTAAAGCCCGTTTTGAAAAACTGGATGACGGCTCGGTCCTCGTCAGCGGTCCGAATATCAACCAGGACAATTACACTTTCACGCTGCGTACCAGTGTTCATCCCATTCATTCGATTCGCCTGGAAGCACTCTCGCATCGCTCTCTGCCTAAACAGGGTCCTGGCCGTGCGGTGAACGGGAACTTCTCTTTGACCGCCTTTAAAGTCAAAGCCAAATCCGCTGAGGATAAAAAGGCGACAGCCAAAGATCTCAAACTGACAAACGCCCGTGCGACGCATGAACAGAATCAGACCACGCTTTCAGCCGCCAGCGCCATTGACGGTCAATATGGATCAGGCTGGGCCGTCGACCTGGGAGGCATCGGCAAAGGCCAGGCGGTCATCTTCGATCTGGAAACGCCCCTGGATCAGGCAGGAGAAACTGAGCTGACCATCACCATGTCGTTTACAAACAATGTGAATCACAGCATCGGACGTCCCCGATTTTCTGTCAGCAGTACCACAGCCTCTACAGTCAAAACCGGGAATGGCAGTCCCGAAGCACTTTCACAGGCTCTGCAACTCGTCCAGCAAGGAAAGTCGGAGAAACTGTCCACTGTTCAGAAAGAGATTCTGAAACGTCAGTTCGAACAGCAGGATCCAAAGTGGGTCGCTCTGAAAGAGAAAGTCGAACTGCATCTCAAAATCGAGCCACAACCGGCTTTGACCAAGGTCATGATCTGCAGCGAGGGCCCAGATGTCAAACCGGTTCGACATCATACGCAAGGGAAAGACTTCTTCGAGGAAACCTACCACCTCACAAGAGGAGACACGGATCAGAAAGGCAAAGTTGCCAACCAGGGATTCCTGCAGGTCCTGATGCGTACCCCCAAAAAAGAAGAGTCCTGGCTCAAATCGCCTC is from Gimesia maris and encodes:
- a CDS encoding LamG domain-containing protein; protein product: MNQNPTPDNQTILLIDAFLQGTISDQQQAELERLLASDSEQRQLYIDYMQVHNGLTTWTNETTEPADWVPQPVSQAHPSRLRSPRFLLMLVSSLVAATLLLSLAYYAGWNTRADSSSAIAESSIDQPADETSQPQTDHIALLTQAVGVEWDTNRNLQAGAGLSAGWLKLKQGTIQVELISGASILIEGPAAVKLISPLKAFCQFGKVRASVPEQAHGFTMETSRLNVVDLGTEFTLSLDQSGSGQVQVIDGKVELHSTDSQSTPANVQSLTTGEGVQFNQRGTIDRLQEAILPLINPEELSQLVEQQQTQQFERWQKQNALLKADPSIVAYYDFEESSNWLRTLNNKSQQKPASSSHGAIVGCQWTSGRWPQKRSLEFKRTSDRVRTHIPGEYQSLTFMAWVRIEGFDRWLSSLMLTDGYNDGNPHWQLSDKGEMILGVKTGPGKNYFSPVVLQPTDLGRWIFLVTVYDHQKQEVVHYLDGVAVSHHEIENPIPLVIGPAEIGNWRPQEHSGAHSIRSLNGRLDEFALFGRALSADEILQLYQSGKPNS
- a CDS encoding DUF1549 and DUF1553 domain-containing protein, which gives rise to MRNLLIALTMISGFVCTGSLLAEEKKTVLPADHARRMQQGLDLFKKEVRPLLVAKCLKCHGGKSIKADFDLSSRKKLLESGMIDKTAKDSYLMALVEHREEPYMPLKEPKLSEKEIDSLAKWIDLGAPFDKPLATSETADDGAMQVTSDDRKFWSFQPLHQPAVPKVKQNEWAHNNIDQFILAQQQKKGLTPNEEVSKRVYIRRAYFDLIGLPPTPAEIEEFLADQSPAAYENLIDRLLDSPHYGERWARHWLDIARFAESHGFEHDYDRNYAYHYRDFVIKALNQDMPYDQFVKWQLAGDELEPDNPLALMATGFLGAGVFPTQITANEVERTRYDALDDMLNTTSLAMLGLSVGCARCHDHKFDPIPSHDYYRMLSTFTTTVRTEIELDLDPEKYKKDKAAFDQAHAPLVQALQEYETASVEPAFQKWLHSGKTASVPLDEWIVPEVIGHTSKGKARFEKLDDGSVLVSGPNINQDNYTFTLRTSVHPIHSIRLEALSHRSLPKQGPGRAVNGNFSLTAFKVKAKSAEDKKATAKDLKLTNARATHEQNQTTLSAASAIDGQYGSGWAVDLGGIGKGQAVIFDLETPLDQAGETELTITMSFTNNVNHSIGRPRFSVSSTTASTVKTGNGSPEALSQALQLVQQGKSEKLSTVQKEILKRQFEQQDPKWVALKEKVELHLKIEPQPALTKVMICSEGPDVKPVRHHTQGKDFFEETYHLTRGDTDQKGKVANQGFLQVLMRTPKKEESWLKSPPKSASTSYRRASLADWMTDTRQGAGALLARVMTNRLWQHHIGTGIVATPNDFGLQGDRPTHPDLLEYLANQLIKHNWQLKPLHKDIMLSATYRQSTDFDLAKAKIDPENKLYWRRSPQRLEGEVIRDAILYVGDQLDPTMYGPGSLQQENQRRSIYFKIKRSQLIPMMQLFDAPEALVSIGQRSSTTIAPQALLFMNADFIRKSAGSFAARLLKDHPESIETNIQKAYQIALGRNPTDSETAISLAFIQQHQASYQAEKKQDATLLALTDFTHALLSTNEFIYPN